A region of the Microcystis aeruginosa FD4 genome:
AACCGCTCCCAATCGAGAATCGGCGATTAAATTTTTAGAGTATCTTTCTAGCAATGAAGCACAGAACTTTTTTGCTAAGGGTAATCGCGAATATCCCGTCGTTCCAGGGGTTGCTTTAGACCCTTTCCTAGCAAAACTCGGACGCGGTAAAGAAGATACCGTTAGTGTGGCTAATTATGGACCTAATTTAGCCAAAGCAGTCCAGGTAATGAATCGCGCCGGTTGGAAATAAGTTATCAGTTATCAGTTATCAGTTATCAGTGGGAAGTGGGAAGTGGGGAGCTTTTTTCAGTGATCAGTAAACAGTAATCAGTGAACTGAAAAATCACATCTGATAAAAAAGGTCGAATCTAAAACTTAATTGGTTAAGCTAAAAGCTTTGATGTACTTAGTTTATAAACTTCTTTTTAGGTAGGAGAATTGCCAGATTCTTTCTTTTGCCTATTGCCTTTTGCCTTTAGAAGCTGATTACTGATTACTGTTCACTGATAATTGCTATGTTAAGGCAAATAAAACCGAGAGATTATTAGCTGGCATAGGAATTACTTCTAACAATTGTAAACCTCGATCGCTCGCTGCTTGCACCACATCTTCTAAATTCCTAACTCCCCAAGCAGAGTTTTGAGAACGGAGAGAAAAATCAAAGCTTTCGTTACTAGGAGAAGTATGTTTTCCCTGTCGTTTATAGGGACCATAAAGATAGAGAATTCCCCCCGGACTGAGAATACGACTTGCTCCTGCCATTAAAGCTAAACAAGCTGACCAGGGGGCGATATGAATCATATTAATATTAACAATCGCATTAATGACGATATTTTCCTTTTCTACCGCCCAAACTGACTGATGAACATCGATAAATAGGGGGCGATCGAGATTAGAACTAGGATAATAATCACACCAACTGCGAATACTATCTAGAGCCAGAGGGTTACAATCCGAGGGAATCCAACGACAAGGAGCAAGACGAGGGGCAAAAAAAACAGCGTGTTCACCCGTGCCGCTAGATATTTCTAGGATATTCCCAGTCTTCGGTAAAAATTGCCTGAGAACTTCTAAAATCGGCTGACGATTGCGTTCTGTTGCTGGAGCGTATTGACGTAAATCAGACATAATTAGGGCTTGCTGAAAAAGTTTCTCGTGGGGTCAGGGTGTAGGGTTTTACCCATTTTTATCTGGTAAATTACCTAATTTTCGTTGAGTATAGGCTACATATCAGGACAGGCAAAAGGGGGAATAAATAATCATTTTTTAATAACAGGATTTAGTGTTGATCATAAAGGTGAAGCGTAACCTAGATCGGTAATCAGTGTCAGCTTTTTTCTCCCCTCTCCCTGCTCCC
Encoded here:
- a CDS encoding DUF938 domain-containing protein, with product MSDLRQYAPATERNRQPILEVLRQFLPKTGNILEISSGTGEHAVFFAPRLAPCRWIPSDCNPLALDSIRSWCDYYPSSNLDRPLFIDVHQSVWAVEKENIVINAIVNINMIHIAPWSACLALMAGASRILSPGGILYLYGPYKRQGKHTSPSNESFDFSLRSQNSAWGVRNLEDVVQAASDRGLQLLEVIPMPANNLSVLFALT